Proteins from one Magnetospirillum sp. 15-1 genomic window:
- a CDS encoding amino acid ABC transporter, with the protein MIKGRYCVLVAGCLLAMAATSPADAAEPRTIEYAYPDQSVWTTRLDAKGEPDNPLLRLAAPLFQQAGIPWRARGLPAARLFEYLSDGQTDFSMLVKGPALEKCCLVSKRPVAGTELRVYRRKGLPPITTRQGLAGKEVITVHGYSYGDILAFIRNPANRVGNNGTVSHESAFAMLERGRADYLLDYAGPAEEVLADHPIKDLEFDVIDRLDVYLILSRTYPDAPAVMARLEAIAETLRVEGVSKFSLK; encoded by the coding sequence ATGATCAAGGGCCGGTATTGCGTCCTTGTGGCGGGTTGCCTTCTGGCCATGGCCGCGACCTCGCCGGCCGATGCCGCCGAGCCCCGGACCATCGAATATGCCTATCCCGACCAGTCGGTCTGGACCACCCGGCTGGACGCCAAGGGTGAGCCCGACAATCCGCTGCTGCGCCTGGCCGCGCCGCTGTTCCAGCAGGCCGGCATCCCCTGGCGGGCGCGCGGGTTGCCGGCGGCGCGCCTGTTCGAATATTTGAGCGACGGACAGACCGACTTCTCCATGCTGGTCAAGGGACCGGCGCTGGAGAAGTGCTGTCTGGTCAGCAAACGGCCGGTGGCCGGCACCGAATTGCGGGTGTACCGCCGCAAGGGCCTGCCCCCCATCACCACCCGCCAGGGGCTGGCCGGCAAGGAGGTGATCACCGTCCACGGCTACAGCTATGGCGATATCCTGGCCTTCATCAGGAATCCGGCCAACCGGGTCGGCAACAACGGCACCGTCAGCCACGAATCCGCCTTCGCCATGCTGGAGCGCGGACGGGCCGACTATCTGCTGGACTATGCCGGGCCGGCCGAGGAAGTGCTGGCCGATCACCCGATCAAGGACCTGGAATTCGACGTCATCGACCGGCTGGACGTCTATCTGATCCTCAGCCGGACCTATCCCGATGCCCCGGCGGTGATGGCCCGCCTGGAAGCCATCGCCGAGACCCTGCGGGTCGAAGGGGTTTCTAAATTTAGTCTAAAGTAG
- a CDS encoding site-specific integrase, with protein MKQAKVLSDREFRRVLTTITEMKYAARNRAAVMLSYFGGLRVGEIAALTVGDVVDTRGEIKERILLRASITKSAEARAMFVGTKLRPELETYIAGLNGDRLNGLSPLLVTQRGGAFTANSLCQLFAHVYREAGVDGASSHSGRRWFITRLAHSGVSAKVIMTLAGHRNLSTTQRYIEVNDEMLRAAVRKL; from the coding sequence ATGAAGCAGGCGAAGGTCTTGTCCGACCGCGAGTTCCGACGCGTGCTGACGACCATCACCGAGATGAAATACGCCGCTCGAAACCGAGCCGCCGTCATGCTGTCCTATTTCGGCGGGTTACGGGTGGGTGAGATCGCCGCCCTTACCGTGGGCGACGTGGTGGACACTCGGGGCGAGATCAAGGAGCGCATTCTGCTGCGGGCCTCCATCACTAAGTCCGCCGAAGCCAGGGCCATGTTTGTCGGAACCAAGCTCCGTCCAGAATTGGAGACCTATATCGCGGGGTTGAATGGTGATCGACTGAATGGGTTGTCCCCCTTGCTGGTGACCCAACGAGGTGGGGCATTCACGGCCAATTCTCTGTGTCAGTTGTTCGCCCACGTCTATCGTGAAGCGGGTGTTGACGGGGCCAGCAGCCACTCCGGTCGGAGGTGGTTTATCACCCGGCTTGCTCACAGTGGCGTTAGCGCCAAGGTCATCATGACTCTGGCCGGTCATCGGAATCTTTCCACCACGCAGCGGTACATTGAGGTGAACGATGAGATGCTTCGCGCGGCTGTTCGGAAGCTGTAG
- a CDS encoding site-specific integrase, translated as MPKTKLNQTFAERTSGTEGKDTYYWDTTITGFGLKISASGKKTWFFHRMVRGGGRTQVTLGSFPSMDFNQARLKALEMTGQVEAGESPKTKAQKSAEAVTIEDVFEDYAQKKMAKSSRTNLRLFLDKHIYPKHRKWLVKDFTRGYFIKWIEENYHDQPGTAYNIITYVNAAWNYAITREILPANTYNPAFKVKRALLDSGFKLRKSKNGYKMALEANDITKLIKAIKDSYDDQNINAIATAASELILHTGARRNEIQTLMFDEIDYEKRLITKAEPGKNGLTRYIRLSDTAMELLTRAAEVRKAKNRENGVYVFPSGREGHKHKHITSINTYLKLIGAKADLPDLKPHNLRSLYINIAVDGGVPMAVVAENVGHSNVMTTMLHYIKNKKSALFDGINTVGELLASLTMED; from the coding sequence ATGCCCAAGACCAAACTGAACCAGACCTTCGCTGAGCGAACCAGCGGTACCGAAGGGAAGGACACCTATTATTGGGACACCACCATTACCGGGTTCGGGTTGAAGATATCCGCATCGGGTAAAAAGACATGGTTTTTTCACAGGATGGTCCGAGGCGGTGGCCGCACTCAAGTTACCCTAGGCTCTTTCCCCTCGATGGATTTCAACCAAGCACGGTTGAAAGCACTTGAGATGACGGGGCAGGTTGAGGCCGGAGAATCCCCCAAGACCAAAGCCCAAAAATCCGCCGAAGCCGTTACCATAGAAGATGTATTTGAGGACTACGCCCAAAAGAAAATGGCGAAATCATCCCGCACCAATTTGAGGCTGTTTCTGGATAAGCACATCTACCCAAAGCACCGAAAATGGTTGGTGAAAGATTTTACCCGTGGTTACTTCATTAAATGGATTGAAGAAAACTACCATGATCAACCAGGAACCGCATACAACATCATCACATACGTCAATGCTGCATGGAACTATGCTATAACCCGCGAAATACTCCCCGCCAACACATATAACCCCGCCTTTAAGGTCAAAAGAGCATTACTTGATTCTGGATTCAAACTAAGGAAGTCTAAGAACGGCTACAAGATGGCCCTTGAGGCCAATGATATTACCAAGCTAATCAAGGCCATCAAAGATAGCTACGATGACCAAAATATAAATGCAATCGCAACGGCGGCATCAGAGTTGATTCTACACACAGGTGCCCGTCGCAATGAAATTCAGACCTTAATGTTTGATGAGATTGATTACGAAAAAAGGTTGATCACCAAGGCTGAACCGGGAAAGAACGGCCTGACCCGCTATATCCGGCTATCAGATACGGCTATGGAACTGCTCACCCGTGCCGCCGAAGTCCGCAAAGCCAAAAATCGGGAAAATGGCGTCTATGTATTCCCATCAGGTCGCGAAGGTCACAAGCACAAGCACATAACATCTATCAACACATACCTTAAGCTCATTGGTGCCAAAGCTGACCTGCCGGACTTGAAGCCTCATAATTTGCGATCATTATATATCAACATTGCCGTTGATGGCGGCGTTCCCATGGCTGTTGTTGCTGAAAACGTTGGACACAGCAATGTCATGACCACCATGTTGCATTACATTAAAAACAAGAAATCCGCCTTGTTTGATGGTATCAACACGGTTGGAGAATTGCTGGCATCCCTGACCATGGAGGATTAG
- a CDS encoding sulfite exporter TauE/SafE family protein, protein MSVSLLLTLMPLLLLGGALGFLGGLFGIGGGIIAIPLLVTAYGMDQAMAQGTALAMMVPNLLAAWWRYMRRNPVDLGRAARLALVGTVTTYGAAQLAQGLDQHVLRLLFSAFLAVLAVLMIRRRVDVGAATPLRLRLLPLVGLAGGGSMGLLGVGGGLVATPILSRWFGLDQRVAQSLALALVLPCSAAALASYARAGNVNWTIGGALGLGGLVSVSAGVALAHAFPEIVMRRLFAGLLLACSVAMLIGR, encoded by the coding sequence GTGTCCGTTTCCCTGCTTCTGACCCTGATGCCCCTGCTGTTGCTGGGCGGCGCCCTGGGATTCCTCGGCGGCCTGTTCGGCATCGGCGGCGGCATCATCGCCATTCCCCTGCTGGTCACCGCCTACGGCATGGATCAGGCCATGGCCCAGGGCACCGCCCTGGCCATGATGGTGCCCAACCTGCTGGCGGCGTGGTGGCGCTATATGCGGCGCAACCCCGTCGACCTGGGCAGGGCGGCGCGGCTGGCCCTGGTGGGGACGGTGACCACCTATGGGGCGGCGCAACTGGCCCAGGGGCTGGACCAGCATGTGCTGCGCCTGCTGTTCTCGGCTTTCCTGGCGGTGTTGGCGGTGCTGATGATCCGCCGCCGCGTGGATGTGGGGGCGGCAACGCCGCTCCGTCTCCGGCTGCTTCCCCTGGTCGGCCTGGCCGGTGGCGGCAGCATGGGATTGCTGGGCGTGGGGGGAGGGCTGGTGGCGACGCCGATCCTGTCGCGCTGGTTCGGGCTGGACCAGCGGGTGGCGCAGAGTCTGGCTCTGGCCCTGGTTCTGCCCTGTTCGGCGGCGGCTCTGGCCTCCTATGCCCGCGCCGGCAATGTGAACTGGACCATCGGCGGCGCGCTGGGGCTGGGCGGGCTGGTCAGCGTCTCGGCCGGGGTGGCCCTGGCCCACGCCTTTCCCGAAATCGTCATGCGGCGGTTGTTCGCCGGCCTGCTGCTGGCTTGTTCCGTCGCCATGCTGATCGGGCGGTGA
- a CDS encoding MucR family transcriptional regulator: MITRTAQIVAAYVGNNTIQVAELPDLIRSTYAALIAIGNPVELPQEGQKPAVSVRKSVTPNALICLECGKSQSMLKRHIMTAHSLSVDDYRSKWSLPADYPMVAPNYAAHRSELAIKIGLGRKPKAAASVEPEAATDTPRHRYPASRWSKPTE; this comes from the coding sequence ATGATCACCAGGACCGCCCAGATCGTCGCGGCCTATGTGGGCAACAACACCATCCAAGTCGCCGAATTGCCCGACCTGATCCGCAGCACCTATGCCGCATTGATCGCCATCGGCAACCCTGTGGAATTGCCCCAGGAAGGTCAAAAGCCTGCGGTATCGGTCAGAAAATCGGTGACCCCCAACGCCCTCATCTGTTTGGAATGCGGCAAGTCCCAGTCCATGCTCAAGAGGCACATCATGACCGCCCATAGCCTATCCGTGGATGATTATCGCTCGAAGTGGTCGTTGCCCGCCGACTACCCCATGGTGGCTCCCAATTACGCTGCCCATCGCTCGGAACTGGCGATCAAAATCGGCCTTGGCCGTAAGCCCAAAGCAGCAGCCAGTGTTGAGCCTGAAGCAGCGACGGATACACCTCGGCATCGCTATCCCGCTTCGAGGTGGTCAAAGCCGACCGAATAA
- a CDS encoding zinc transporter ZntB, translating to MSMDQELHAGLEPGLRFAMLIGPEGGVRDLRWSEVETWRPADGFLWVHLERDEPKARDWLCERSGVDPLVAMALTAEESRPRVEDVGDALMVVLRGVNKARVGEGEDPTAETELVPVHMWIEADRCISLRDRAHSLNALRDLRLAMMMGKGPRTAGALLARIAEKVVDHLGILTDEIEDGISDLEDRIGEGLAGTDLREDIASARRKVVQLRRYLAPQRDALYRLRHDDASWLDPEAKMRLREVNDRLLRHIEDLDEMRQRATILHEDFTNLVAERAAQSSNRLTALAAMVLPPSLLAGMMGTNIGGIPGSQEPMAFLILCGAVIGMMPITYLILKWIKWL from the coding sequence ATGTCCATGGACCAGGAACTTCACGCCGGGCTGGAACCGGGCCTGCGCTTCGCCATGCTGATCGGCCCCGAGGGTGGCGTCCGCGACCTGCGCTGGTCCGAGGTGGAGACCTGGCGGCCGGCCGACGGCTTCCTGTGGGTCCATCTCGAACGGGACGAGCCCAAGGCCCGCGACTGGCTGTGCGAGCGTTCCGGCGTCGATCCCCTGGTGGCCATGGCGCTGACCGCCGAGGAATCGCGTCCCCGGGTCGAGGACGTGGGCGACGCCCTGATGGTGGTGCTGCGCGGCGTCAACAAGGCGCGGGTCGGCGAGGGCGAGGACCCGACGGCGGAAACCGAACTGGTGCCCGTTCACATGTGGATCGAGGCCGACCGCTGCATCTCGCTGCGCGACAGGGCTCATTCGCTCAATGCCCTGCGTGATCTGCGGCTGGCCATGATGATGGGCAAGGGGCCGCGTACCGCCGGCGCCCTGCTGGCCCGCATCGCCGAGAAGGTGGTCGATCATCTGGGGATTCTCACCGACGAGATCGAGGATGGCATCTCGGACCTGGAGGACCGCATCGGCGAGGGGCTGGCCGGCACCGACCTGCGCGAGGACATCGCCTCGGCCCGGCGCAAGGTGGTGCAGTTGCGCCGCTATCTGGCGCCCCAGCGCGATGCCCTCTACCGGTTGCGTCACGACGACGCCAGTTGGCTCGACCCCGAGGCCAAGATGCGCCTGCGCGAGGTCAACGACCGTCTGCTCCGCCATATCGAGGATCTGGACGAAATGCGCCAGCGCGCCACCATCCTGCACGAGGATTTCACCAATCTGGTGGCCGAGCGCGCCGCCCAGTCCTCCAACCGCCTGACCGCCCTGGCCGCCATGGTGCTGCCGCCCAGCCTGCTGGCCGGCATGATGGGCACCAATATCGGCGGTATCCCCGGATCGCAGGAGCCCATGGCCTTCCTGATCCTGTGCGGCGCGGTGATCGGCATGATGCCGATCACCTATCTGATCCTCAAATGGATCAAGTGGCTGTAG
- a CDS encoding HU family DNA-binding protein, with amino-acid sequence MRNPKMNKAELISKVAETTGMTKVDADKAVDAVFSAITSALKSGDDVRLIGFGAFSVSNRAARQGKNPMTGAAITIPASKAPKFSAGKALKDTING; translated from the coding sequence TTGAGGAATCCAAAAATGAACAAAGCTGAACTGATTTCGAAGGTGGCTGAAACCACAGGGATGACCAAGGTCGATGCCGATAAGGCCGTGGACGCGGTGTTTTCTGCCATCACATCTGCCTTGAAGTCTGGTGATGATGTCCGTCTGATTGGTTTCGGGGCGTTTTCGGTGTCCAATCGTGCGGCTCGCCAGGGCAAGAACCCGATGACCGGGGCGGCCATTACCATTCCTGCTTCCAAGGCACCGAAGTTCAGCGCCGGGAAGGCCCTGAAGGACACCATCAACGGCTAA
- a CDS encoding EAL domain-containing protein, producing MTKADDRGAEDVGSFPSRKGKGGSGLGQPQEAYVAFAFAAADLLMEADHSGRIVFAIGASMSLVGRPARLLASMTLAELIRPEDQSRVRNALKRMAGGDRVRHVLLHVTLPTGGSTPVALSGYPHPDRQDRLLLVLTHSGTLMSPTVRHSETGLLGREGFEALAGDLIKESAKDGDESYRMTLLDLPELAELRSKVGAEATADFIARFTDYLRQCSVGGGAAADLGNSKYGVIHGPDVDAGEIEAAISGLARSVMGAPMHPESASLAIDGGGISAQEATSALIYTLNRFTNDSDATIHELSAMARPTLSQTVAKMREVKRTIGRGDFQLHFQPIVDLWSNAVHHFECLVRFGEDGNSPYSTVVFAEDTGLVGELDLAICSRAIEFMRKGVGAEPSLRFAVNLSGRSLSSPSMAARLLQLIHGASDLRGRLLFEVTESSAIADLVAANAVIQEIRGRGHPVGIDDFGAGAAAFHYLRGLKVDHVKIDGSYVREAASKGESLPFLRAITQLCRELRVATIAEHIEDEATANLLRVYNVRYGQGYYFGKPMQPSRRHHGSRAPWATPLIQWRNGLLFFGNGTGAASGG from the coding sequence ATGACGAAGGCCGATGATCGCGGAGCGGAGGATGTGGGGTCCTTCCCCAGCCGCAAGGGTAAGGGCGGCTCCGGACTGGGCCAGCCGCAGGAGGCCTATGTCGCCTTCGCCTTCGCCGCCGCCGACCTGCTGATGGAAGCCGATCATTCCGGACGCATCGTCTTCGCCATCGGCGCCTCCATGTCGCTGGTGGGCCGGCCAGCCCGCCTGCTGGCCTCCATGACCCTGGCCGAGCTGATCCGTCCCGAGGACCAGTCCCGTGTCCGCAACGCCCTGAAGCGCATGGCCGGCGGCGACCGGGTCCGCCACGTCCTGCTGCACGTCACCTTGCCGACCGGGGGCAGCACCCCGGTGGCGCTGTCGGGCTATCCCCATCCCGACCGCCAGGACCGCCTGCTGCTGGTGCTGACCCATTCCGGCACCCTGATGTCGCCGACGGTCCGCCACAGCGAGACCGGCCTGCTGGGCCGCGAGGGCTTCGAGGCCCTGGCCGGCGACCTGATCAAGGAAAGCGCCAAGGACGGCGACGAATCCTACCGCATGACCCTGCTGGACCTGCCGGAACTGGCCGAGTTGCGCAGTAAGGTCGGCGCCGAGGCCACCGCCGACTTCATCGCCCGCTTCACCGATTACCTGCGGCAATGCTCGGTGGGGGGCGGGGCCGCCGCCGATCTGGGCAACAGCAAATACGGTGTGATCCACGGCCCAGACGTCGACGCCGGCGAGATCGAGGCGGCCATCAGCGGTCTGGCCCGGTCGGTGATGGGCGCCCCCATGCATCCCGAATCCGCTTCGCTGGCCATCGACGGCGGCGGCATCTCGGCGCAGGAGGCGACCAGCGCCCTGATCTACACGCTCAACCGCTTCACCAACGACAGCGACGCCACCATCCATGAATTGTCGGCCATGGCGCGCCCGACCCTGTCGCAGACGGTGGCCAAGATGCGCGAGGTCAAGCGGACCATCGGCCGGGGCGACTTCCAACTGCACTTCCAGCCCATCGTCGATCTGTGGAGCAACGCGGTCCATCACTTCGAATGCCTGGTGCGCTTTGGCGAGGACGGCAACTCCCCCTACAGCACCGTGGTGTTCGCCGAGGATACCGGCCTGGTGGGGGAACTGGACCTGGCCATCTGCTCGCGCGCCATCGAGTTCATGCGCAAGGGGGTGGGGGCCGAGCCCAGCCTGCGCTTCGCCGTCAACCTGTCGGGCCGCTCGCTGTCCAGCCCCAGCATGGCGGCAAGGCTGCTGCAACTGATCCACGGCGCCTCGGACCTGCGCGGGCGGTTGCTGTTCGAGGTGACGGAAAGCTCGGCCATCGCCGATCTGGTGGCGGCCAATGCCGTTATCCAGGAAATCCGCGGGCGCGGCCATCCGGTGGGTATCGACGATTTCGGCGCCGGGGCGGCGGCCTTCCACTATCTGCGCGGCCTCAAGGTCGACCACGTCAAGATCGACGGCTCCTATGTGCGCGAGGCGGCGAGCAAGGGGGAATCGCTGCCCTTCCTGCGCGCCATCACCCAGTTGTGCCGCGAATTGCGGGTCGCCACCATCGCCGAGCATATCGAGGACGAGGCCACCGCCAATCTGCTGCGCGTCTACAACGTGCGCTACGGCCAGGGGTACTATTTCGGCAAGCCCATGCAGCCGTCGCGGCGGCACCACGGCAGCCGGGCTCCCTGGGCGACGCCGCTGATCCAGTGGCGCAACGGCCTGCTGTTCTTCGGCAACGGAACCGGCGCCGCATCCGGAGGCTGA
- a CDS encoding DUF4339 domain-containing protein, which translates to MFYIAQNNSPTGPFSRDQIAGLVKEGRVNASTLVVPVGGSEWEQAGRVVELSRLFERVGSGALPASSLPTTGKPKWTAIRIARAGAVAVLVIAIGILSVKYYRQEMQATPPISMCDQEVKNELTSLIRKTGKSCLAVTACSDKSFVKRSGQTARGVAFQCDGNTKIEYSISSLDGLTPNLNVIDHDTNSIVSCYNIETGAEEKLCL; encoded by the coding sequence ATGTTCTACATCGCTCAGAACAATTCACCGACCGGCCCTTTTTCCCGCGATCAAATCGCGGGGTTGGTGAAGGAAGGAAGAGTCAATGCATCCACCCTTGTCGTGCCGGTTGGAGGGAGCGAGTGGGAGCAGGCCGGTCGAGTGGTTGAACTGTCCAGACTTTTCGAGAGGGTAGGGTCGGGAGCCTTGCCAGCCTCTTCATTGCCGACCACGGGAAAACCAAAGTGGACGGCGATAAGAATTGCACGCGCAGGGGCCGTTGCCGTTTTAGTAATAGCAATTGGAATTCTTTCAGTAAAATATTATAGGCAGGAAATGCAAGCCACACCCCCCATAAGCATGTGCGATCAAGAAGTAAAAAATGAGCTTACATCACTCATTAGAAAGACTGGGAAATCGTGCTTGGCGGTTACCGCATGTAGCGACAAATCGTTCGTTAAAAGAAGCGGTCAGACGGCGCGAGGCGTTGCATTTCAGTGTGACGGAAATACCAAGATAGAATATTCTATATCCAGCTTGGACGGCCTCACTCCTAACTTAAATGTGATCGATCACGATACGAATAGCATTGTATCTTGTTATAATATTGAGACTGGCGCTGAGGAGAAGTTGTGTCTTTAG
- a CDS encoding LysR family transcriptional regulator produces the protein MALNDSLDIAFFSLVARHSSLTAAAREMGLSPPAVSRRLAALEGRLGVRLLNRTTRRQSLTPEGEKYVEEGRRILGDIESLERELTAGLQSPRGMLRINAGFGFGRRHLGPAVSDFVRLHPEVEVILHLSDRPLDLAAEAMDIGIRFGIGPDSGLLHRRIAANRRLLCAAPAYLAAHPAPHGPAGLRDHQCIVIRENDRAFNTWNLVSAEGAASVKVSGALSANHGEVAVDWALAGHGILLRSEWDIAPYLRSGELVRVLDGWSGVEADIHAVYLQRHQLSAKVRSFLDFLAERFASQRAAPGAW, from the coding sequence ATGGCCTTGAACGACAGCCTGGATATCGCCTTCTTCTCCCTGGTGGCCCGCCATTCCAGCCTGACGGCGGCGGCCCGCGAGATGGGGCTGTCGCCCCCCGCCGTCAGCCGCCGCCTCGCCGCCCTGGAAGGCCGCCTCGGCGTCCGCCTGCTCAACCGGACCACGCGGCGGCAAAGCCTGACGCCCGAGGGCGAGAAGTATGTGGAGGAGGGCCGCCGCATTCTCGGCGATATCGAAAGCCTGGAACGGGAGTTGACGGCGGGACTTCAGAGTCCGCGCGGCATGCTGCGCATCAATGCCGGGTTCGGCTTCGGGCGGCGCCATCTCGGCCCGGCGGTATCGGACTTCGTCCGTCTGCATCCCGAGGTGGAGGTGATCCTGCACCTGAGCGACCGGCCGCTGGACCTCGCCGCCGAGGCCATGGACATCGGCATCCGCTTCGGCATCGGTCCGGATTCCGGCCTGCTGCACCGACGCATCGCCGCCAATCGCCGCCTGCTGTGCGCCGCCCCCGCCTATCTCGCCGCCCATCCGGCTCCCCACGGCCCGGCCGGGCTGCGCGACCACCAGTGCATCGTCATCCGCGAGAACGACCGGGCCTTCAACACCTGGAATCTGGTCTCCGCCGAGGGAGCGGCCTCGGTCAAGGTCAGCGGGGCATTGTCGGCCAATCACGGCGAGGTGGCGGTGGACTGGGCCCTGGCCGGGCACGGCATTCTGCTGCGCTCGGAATGGGACATCGCGCCCTATCTGCGTTCGGGTGAGCTGGTCCGCGTACTGGACGGCTGGTCGGGGGTCGAGGCCGACATCCACGCCGTCTACCTGCAGCGCCACCAACTGTCGGCCAAGGTGCGGAGCTTCCTCGACTTCCTGGCCGAGCGCTTCGCCTCGCAGCGCGCCGCGCCGGGGGCGTGGTGA
- a CDS encoding ATP-binding protein codes for MMMMMLRKKGRENRIGRRLIVLIVAFSSFLALLATAYQLFSEYQQQRADMDDQLENVQIFLPPITGSVWTFDERQITLALDALTRLSHVEYAVITTLDGRNVWKSGAVKSKRLLNRQYTLSREIRGEMRQIATLDVSASLDGIYDRLMGQAITILVSNALKTFLVAAFMYVIFSRIVTRRIEELARNVSSLVPESLLSQASLFDETLGFPEHGDEIDRLRWAYDNIARQLNLSVQDLHDRNDELQHEIHERTRAESDLQQVIAELSRTNAELERFAYVAAHDLQEPVRGLVSFSQLLERKCLENLGDEGKDYLRFIVNEALRMSNLVRDLLEYSRAGGAGLSIGEVDCTELMGTVLQSLRPAIEHKRAQIQITPLPKVHADQGQLHQVFHNLLGNALKYSGDGSAPSIRVTAERDGEGWRFAVSDNGIGIDPQYHDYVFEVFRRLHTGSAYPGTGIGLAICKRIVESHGGRMWLTSAPNEGTTFFFTLPDRVEEARAVAE; via the coding sequence ATGATGATGATGATGCTGCGCAAGAAAGGGCGAGAGAACAGGATCGGCCGCCGCCTGATCGTCCTGATCGTCGCCTTCAGCTCATTTCTGGCCTTACTGGCGACCGCCTATCAGCTGTTCAGCGAATACCAGCAGCAGCGCGCCGACATGGACGATCAGCTGGAGAACGTCCAGATTTTCCTCCCGCCCATTACCGGCAGCGTCTGGACCTTCGACGAGCGGCAGATCACCCTGGCCCTCGACGCCCTGACCCGGCTGTCCCATGTGGAATACGCGGTGATCACCACCTTGGACGGCCGCAACGTGTGGAAGTCCGGAGCCGTCAAGTCGAAGCGGTTGCTCAACCGTCAATATACCCTGTCGCGCGAGATCCGGGGCGAGATGCGCCAGATCGCCACCCTGGACGTGTCGGCCAGCCTGGACGGCATCTACGACCGCCTGATGGGCCAGGCCATCACCATCTTGGTGAGCAACGCGCTGAAGACCTTCCTGGTGGCGGCGTTCATGTACGTGATCTTCAGCCGCATCGTCACCCGCCGGATCGAGGAACTGGCCCGCAACGTCAGCAGCCTGGTGCCAGAATCCCTGCTCTCCCAGGCCTCGCTGTTCGACGAGACGCTGGGCTTTCCCGAGCACGGCGACGAGATCGACCGCCTGCGCTGGGCCTATGACAACATCGCCCGCCAACTGAATCTGTCGGTGCAGGACCTGCACGACCGCAACGACGAGCTGCAGCACGAAATCCACGAGCGCACCCGGGCGGAAAGCGACCTGCAGCAGGTGATCGCCGAATTGTCGCGCACCAACGCCGAGCTGGAGCGTTTCGCCTATGTGGCCGCCCACGACCTGCAGGAGCCGGTGCGCGGGCTGGTCAGCTTCTCGCAGTTGTTGGAGCGCAAGTGTCTCGAGAACCTGGGCGACGAGGGCAAGGACTATCTGCGCTTCATCGTCAACGAAGCCCTGCGTATGTCCAATCTGGTGCGCGATCTGCTGGAATACAGCCGGGCCGGCGGCGCCGGCCTGAGCATCGGCGAGGTGGACTGTACCGAACTGATGGGTACCGTGCTCCAGAGCCTGCGCCCAGCCATCGAGCATAAGCGCGCCCAGATCCAGATCACCCCGCTGCCCAAGGTCCACGCCGACCAGGGCCAGCTGCATCAGGTCTTCCACAATCTGCTGGGCAACGCCCTCAAGTACAGCGGCGACGGAAGCGCTCCCTCCATCCGGGTGACCGCCGAGCGCGACGGCGAGGGCTGGCGTTTCGCGGTGAGCGACAACGGGATCGGCATCGATCCCCAGTACCACGATTACGTCTTCGAGGTGTTCCGCCGCCTGCATACCGGCTCCGCCTATCCCGGCACCGGCATCGGGCTGGCCATCTGCAAGCGTATCGTCGAGAGCCATGGCGGCCGTATGTGGCTGACCTCGGCTCCCAACGAGGGCACCACCTTCTTCTTCACCCTGCCCGACCGGGTCGAGGAAGCCCGGGCGGTAGCGGAATAA